The Geoalkalibacter subterraneus genome contains the following window.
GGGCAGGTCGGGTCGCAAGCACCACAATTAATGCATTCGTCGTTGATTGTGTGAGCCATGGTATCTCCTCCTCAGATGATTTTCGATGGAGTTTACAATAAACGCAGGATGGATGTCCACCCCAAACACCTTTTTCCCGGGCACCAGGAAAATTCTTGCAATAAGGCACCCCATATTATATCTTTTATAACGTTTTTTCGCTTTTAATCCTTTAGGATCAATGCGCCTGCCCTTCAACGAGCCAGCGGCAATGGGGAAGCGACAAAGAAAATGTAAACGTCGTTTTGCCGGGCTCGCAGGCGGTGGGCATTCAGACGAGGAGGATCACTTATTTATGGATATTCTGGCTCTCAATTGCGGCAGCTCGTCTGTCAAGTACCAGCTTTTCGACTGGAAACGCGGGGAGGTCATTGCCAAGGGGATGGTAGAGCGTGTCACGGTTGGAGATTCTTTCATCGTCCACGAAGTCCCGGGTCGCGAAACCTATCGTGAAGAATACGAATGTCCCTCGCATGAAACGGCCATTCACCTGATTATCAAAATTCTGGCCGACGCCGAACATGGTGTGGTTAAAGAGATCGACGAAATTTCCGCCGTTGGGCATCGCGTGGTGCATGGCGGCGAAAAATTCACCCGCTCGGTCATGATCGACGACGAAGTTCTGGCCGGCATCAGAGAAGTCCAGCACCTGGCACCGTTGCACAATCCGCCGAATATTGCCGGCATTGAGGCTGCACGCTCTGTTCTGCCCGACGTTCCCCATGTGGCAATTTTCGACACCGCATTTCACCAGACCATGCCGGAGCATGCCTATACCTACCCGCTGCCTCATGAGTGGTACACCAAATACGGGGTACGCCGCTACGGCTTCCACGGCACCAGCCATCTTTATGTCTCAAAGCGCGCGGCGGTGCTGCTGGGCAAAGATCCCAAGGACTGCAATATCATCACCATGCATATCGGCAACGGCGTCAGCCACTCCGCCATTAAAGGCGGCATCTCGGTTGACACATCCATGGGGCTGACGCCGCTGGAAGGTGCCATGATGGGAACCCGCTGTGGCGATATCGATCCCGCTATCCCCATGTTCATTCAGCAGCAGGAGAATCTCGGGCCGAAAGAGATTGACTCCATTCTGAATAAAAAATCAGGGGTTCTCGGAGTCACGGGCCAGTACACTGACCGGCGCGATGTGCTTGAGGGGATCGAGAAAGGCGACGAGCGTTGCCGCCTTGCCCTTGAGATCGAAGCCTACCGTTTGAAGAAATACATCGGCGCCTACGCCGCCGCAATCGGTGGAATTGATGCCGTTGTATTTACCGCCGGTGTCGGCGAGATGGCCTGGCAGATCCGCGAAAAAGCCCTTGAGGGCCTGGAGTTCATGGGGATCATTCTCGACCGGGAGAAGAACCGCAACACCCAGACCCGCAAGACGGAAAACGTTATCACCACTCCTGATTCAAAGGTCAAGGTGTTTGTCATCCCCACCGACGAGGAACTTGTCTTCACCGAGGATGTGGTGGCAATTCTGGAAGGCACCTATACCGATCACATGAGGTTCGACTACAGCTTCTGCCACAAGGAGTTTCAGCGCAAATAAGCGCGCTTCAGCACAATGATCATAAACAGCAAAGGCCGGAGGATATCCCCTCCGGCCTTTGCTGTTTTACCCATGCAGTCGCTTCAAAAGGCGTTGTTATCCCTGAGCCTGCACCGCGGTAATGGCGGCCACGGAAACGATATCATCGACGGAACAGCCCCGCGAGAGGTCATTGACCGGCTTGGCCAGCCCCTGAATGATGGGCCCGACGGCTTCGGCGCCGGCTAAACGCTCCACCAGCTTATAGCCGATATTGCCGGCATCGAGGTCGGGGAAGATCAGGGTATTGGCTTTACCGGCGACAGGTGAACCGGGCGCTTTTTTCTCACCGACCTTGGGCAGCAGTGCAGCATCGGCCTGCAATTCGCCATCGATCTGAAGTGACGGATCAGCCGCTTTGGCAATTTCCAGAGCCTTGAGCACTTTATCCACATCGTCGTGCTGAGCGCTGCCCTTGGTTGAGAACGAAAGCATGCCCACCCGTGCATCGACACCGAGGAAGCTCTTGCAACTGCTGGCGGTCGCAAGGGCGATCTCCGCCAATGACTGGGCATCGGGATTGGGATTGACTGCACAGTCGGC
Protein-coding sequences here:
- a CDS encoding acetate kinase — translated: MDILALNCGSSSVKYQLFDWKRGEVIAKGMVERVTVGDSFIVHEVPGRETYREEYECPSHETAIHLIIKILADAEHGVVKEIDEISAVGHRVVHGGEKFTRSVMIDDEVLAGIREVQHLAPLHNPPNIAGIEAARSVLPDVPHVAIFDTAFHQTMPEHAYTYPLPHEWYTKYGVRRYGFHGTSHLYVSKRAAVLLGKDPKDCNIITMHIGNGVSHSAIKGGISVDTSMGLTPLEGAMMGTRCGDIDPAIPMFIQQQENLGPKEIDSILNKKSGVLGVTGQYTDRRDVLEGIEKGDERCRLALEIEAYRLKKYIGAYAAAIGGIDAVVFTAGVGEMAWQIREKALEGLEFMGIILDREKNRNTQTRKTENVITTPDSKVKVFVIPTDEELVFTEDVVAILEGTYTDHMRFDYSFCHKEFQRK